In the genome of Candidatus Hydrogenedentota bacterium, one region contains:
- a CDS encoding DUF4914 family protein, with the protein MDKKIVSPEAALSLLNLPVETEALLRAAPKVHVARNTVELVDLACGGADSDYYEVTYDVPGMGAVTEARVARVRNGVSANYDEPYMRRRDPDCMIMGDTLPTDKPTFEQRFGQPFEPLRERSINWLKEQRLSVFAFVAGRRKMGMDAVVVCPENAGFFALGLAMLQGIIAPEDLPPKFKPRLIIYVAPPFRHTDLDGKQVVVHKRGDNIHEIYAYNLYPGPSAKKGVYGSLLGLGEQEGWVTAHASVVQVVTPYDNTLNIMHEGASGGGKSEMLEIAQREADGRLLIGANLITGEKRYIEIPRGCALRPAADDMALCHPSIQKGDGKLAVVDAEHSWFVRVNHIRHYATAPLFEALTAQPPEPLLFLNIDAVPKSRALIWEHIEDAPNEPCPNPRVIVPRHTMQDVIDQPLSIDIRSLGVRAPMCSAENPSYGIIGIFHLLPPALSWLWRLVSPRGYANPSIIDTSDMTTEGVGSYWPFAPGLKVDHANLLLNQIMATPKVVHILCPNQHIGVWKTGFMPQWLTREYLARRGVAKFKSDQITPARCPLLGHALCHLTLEGNSVSERLLQVQLQPEVGEVGYDEGAELLTRFFHDHIREFMVPELHPLGKTIIECCLDGGQVTDYQGLIATTYLGSGTN; encoded by the coding sequence ATGGACAAAAAAATAGTATCTCCAGAAGCCGCCTTGTCTTTATTGAACCTTCCCGTAGAGACAGAAGCCCTCCTTCGTGCTGCGCCGAAGGTCCATGTTGCCCGTAACACCGTGGAGCTTGTAGATCTCGCCTGTGGTGGCGCCGACAGTGATTATTATGAAGTCACCTATGATGTCCCGGGAATGGGCGCCGTTACTGAGGCGCGGGTAGCGCGGGTTCGCAACGGCGTCAGCGCCAATTATGATGAGCCTTATATGCGCCGCCGTGATCCTGATTGTATGATCATGGGCGATACACTGCCCACGGATAAACCCACCTTTGAGCAGCGTTTTGGTCAGCCTTTCGAGCCTTTGCGGGAACGGTCTATAAATTGGTTGAAAGAACAGCGCTTGTCCGTTTTTGCCTTTGTTGCAGGCCGCCGAAAAATGGGTATGGACGCTGTGGTGGTGTGCCCTGAAAATGCGGGATTTTTTGCGTTGGGCCTTGCCATGTTGCAGGGAATTATTGCGCCTGAGGATCTGCCGCCGAAGTTTAAGCCCCGTTTGATCATCTATGTAGCGCCGCCTTTTCGTCATACTGATTTGGATGGGAAACAGGTGGTTGTACACAAACGCGGCGATAATATTCACGAAATTTACGCCTACAATCTGTATCCCGGGCCGAGTGCAAAGAAGGGCGTCTACGGCAGCCTCCTTGGTCTTGGCGAACAGGAAGGGTGGGTGACTGCCCATGCTTCCGTCGTTCAAGTCGTGACGCCCTACGACAATACACTGAATATCATGCATGAAGGGGCGAGCGGAGGCGGTAAAAGCGAAATGCTGGAGATTGCGCAGCGTGAAGCCGATGGGCGTCTTCTTATCGGCGCAAACTTGATCACGGGCGAAAAACGGTATATCGAGATTCCGCGGGGCTGTGCCTTGCGGCCCGCTGCCGACGACATGGCCTTATGTCATCCGTCCATACAAAAGGGTGATGGTAAACTTGCCGTCGTCGATGCAGAGCATTCGTGGTTCGTCCGGGTAAACCATATCCGACACTATGCAACGGCGCCGCTTTTCGAGGCGTTGACGGCGCAGCCTCCCGAACCGCTGCTCTTTTTGAATATTGATGCCGTTCCTAAAAGCAGGGCTCTCATCTGGGAGCATATTGAAGACGCGCCCAACGAACCTTGTCCGAATCCCCGCGTCATCGTACCGCGTCATACCATGCAGGACGTTATCGATCAGCCCTTGTCTATTGATATACGCAGTCTGGGTGTCCGCGCGCCCATGTGCAGCGCAGAGAATCCCTCTTATGGGATCATTGGTATTTTTCATCTGCTGCCGCCGGCGCTCTCGTGGTTGTGGCGGCTCGTATCGCCGCGGGGCTATGCCAATCCCAGTATTATTGATACTTCCGATATGACTACCGAAGGGGTCGGTTCCTATTGGCCTTTTGCCCCGGGCTTGAAGGTTGATCATGCCAATCTTTTGTTGAACCAAATCATGGCAACGCCGAAAGTGGTTCACATATTATGTCCTAACCAACATATAGGTGTGTGGAAAACGGGCTTCATGCCCCAGTGGCTCACCCGCGAATATCTGGCACGCCGGGGCGTGGCGAAATTCAAATCCGATCAAATTACGCCGGCCCGTTGTCCTTTGCTTGGACATGCCTTGTGTCACCTCACATTAGAGGGCAACTCTGTTTCTGAACGCTTGCTTCAAGTACAGCTTCAACCGGAAGTGGGCGAAGTAGGCTATGATGAAGGGGCGGAACTTTTAACCCGTTTCTTCCATGACCACATCCGTGAATTTATGGTTCCCGAATTGCATCCCCTTGGAAAAACCATTATAGAATGTTGTCTGGACGGCGGGCAGGTAACGGATTACCAAGGTTTAATTGCGACTACCTATTTAGGATCCGGAACGAATTGA
- a CDS encoding DUF4445 domain-containing protein: MDKPRLTILIHPGAKAMQVLPGTSLLDLLRRTDLSLNQSCGGVGSCGKCRVRFLGDAPTPGDKDMRLLTPEERHEGWRLGCQVRFYTDAEVELPASSQGTGRLQIQSFGRQSESRTVDGETRKYFLRLPPPSMADNQADLLRLESSLREASAAGLEDNSLYASAAVLQRLGERLRAHNFEGSVTLRGNELIDFEGGDTRTQCYGIAFDIGTTSLVGALLHLETGESIAEAACLNPQTRYGDDVLSRIAFASSGNDALLEMQDCLLERIREMILQICDEARVQKDHVYALVFTGNTTMSHLAAGFSPASLGVAPFVPLYARGVTLSAADLALPVHDHAQVYLLPVISGFVGGDTVTAMVAAEIDEQPGPVLMVDIGTNGELVLADGARMLAASTAAGPAFEGARISCGMRAVEGAVEHINISDDVYLQVVGGKAPIGLCGSGLIDLCGELLKIGCLTADGRLLSVEEAPKNLPPKVARRLQRDSQGRPEFVFLETQEKRLSFTQNDARELQLAVAAIRAGMTLLLRHAGLQVEDLHGIYIAGGFGSYINRENAQRIALFPTEVHTEKIQFPGNLAFSGAQWVLLSKKARQQAEDLARRAEHIELSQDPDFALEFAMATLFPDEGCEA; the protein is encoded by the coding sequence ATGGACAAACCCCGGTTAACAATTCTGATTCATCCCGGCGCCAAGGCAATGCAGGTGCTTCCCGGCACCTCTTTACTTGACCTGCTGCGCCGCACCGATCTCAGTCTGAATCAGTCTTGCGGCGGCGTGGGCAGTTGCGGGAAATGTCGTGTCCGTTTCTTGGGTGATGCACCTACGCCGGGAGATAAGGATATGCGGCTTCTGACGCCTGAGGAACGTCATGAGGGGTGGCGACTGGGCTGCCAAGTGCGTTTTTATACAGATGCCGAAGTGGAATTACCTGCATCCTCACAGGGGACAGGGCGGCTGCAAATCCAGTCTTTCGGACGCCAGAGTGAGAGCCGCACCGTAGACGGAGAAACACGAAAATACTTTTTACGTCTGCCGCCGCCCTCCATGGCCGACAATCAAGCGGATCTTCTTCGTCTGGAGTCTTCGTTGCGTGAGGCGTCAGCCGCCGGATTGGAAGACAATTCCTTGTACGCGTCAGCGGCTGTATTGCAGCGGCTTGGAGAAAGGCTGCGTGCCCACAATTTTGAAGGAAGCGTTACGCTTAGGGGTAACGAACTGATTGACTTTGAAGGGGGGGATACACGTACTCAATGTTACGGAATCGCTTTTGATATTGGAACGACCTCCTTGGTCGGCGCGTTACTGCATCTTGAAACGGGCGAATCAATAGCCGAGGCTGCGTGCCTGAATCCCCAGACCCGCTACGGCGATGATGTATTGAGCCGTATTGCTTTTGCTTCGTCCGGGAACGATGCACTCTTGGAAATGCAGGATTGTCTATTGGAACGGATCCGAGAAATGATCCTGCAGATTTGCGATGAAGCAAGGGTTCAAAAAGATCATGTCTATGCCCTCGTCTTCACCGGCAACACGACCATGTCCCATCTGGCAGCGGGATTTTCTCCTGCGTCTCTGGGGGTTGCGCCTTTCGTGCCCCTTTACGCCCGTGGAGTGACGCTGAGCGCGGCAGACTTAGCGTTACCGGTCCATGATCATGCCCAAGTCTATTTGTTGCCTGTCATTAGCGGCTTTGTAGGCGGAGACACGGTGACGGCTATGGTTGCTGCAGAAATAGACGAACAGCCGGGCCCGGTACTTATGGTGGATATCGGAACCAACGGAGAATTGGTATTGGCAGACGGAGCGCGTATGCTTGCTGCGAGTACGGCAGCAGGGCCTGCTTTCGAGGGCGCACGTATTTCCTGTGGGATGCGTGCTGTTGAGGGTGCCGTGGAGCATATCAACATTAGCGATGATGTATATTTGCAGGTCGTTGGCGGCAAAGCGCCTATAGGACTGTGCGGCAGCGGTCTTATAGACTTGTGCGGGGAATTGTTGAAAATCGGATGCCTCACAGCAGACGGGCGTTTACTGTCTGTGGAGGAAGCGCCGAAAAACTTGCCGCCTAAAGTAGCGCGGCGTTTACAACGAGATTCCCAAGGGCGTCCGGAATTTGTCTTTTTAGAAACACAAGAAAAAAGGTTGAGCTTCACTCAGAATGACGCCCGTGAATTGCAATTGGCTGTGGCGGCCATTCGTGCCGGCATGACATTACTGTTGAGGCACGCGGGGCTGCAAGTGGAGGATCTGCACGGGATTTATATTGCCGGCGGCTTTGGAAGCTATATCAATAGGGAGAATGCGCAGCGGATTGCGTTGTTTCCGACTGAAGTGCACACCGAAAAAATACAGTTTCCGGGCAATCTTGCGTTCAGCGGCGCCCAATGGGTACTCCTATCAAAAAAGGCGCGGCAGCAGGCTGAAGACCTGGCACGCCGCGCCGAACATATCGAACTTAGTCAGGATCCCGATTTTGCTTTGGAATTTGCCATGGCAACGCTCTTTCCTGATGAAGGTTGTGAGGCGTAA